The following are from one region of the Phormidium sp. PBR-2020 genome:
- a CDS encoding dynamin family protein, whose protein sequence is MNPTPPQCQNLDTQVQTLVQLQNAEATLPSQDTATIRTSLNKAISPRFEIVFAGAFSAGKSMLINALLERELLYSAQGHATGTECYIEYEPDPNQERVELTFLSQVEIRQQIGELSQLLAISEMGDLSDTQQLDKLSQMSQGIWESEGGESRTERAKQAKLLEQLILGWQANRDRIDTVNNATYSMAQLNANSLDEASQYARRSQNSSVLKKINYYCHHPLLEDGNVIIDTPGIDAPVKKDAKIAYDKIEHPDTSAVICVFKTAANGELTTEETQLLERIQKSPGIRDRVFYAFNYIDATWYDDQLRNRLDYQIKSQFRGGDRIYKTSALLGFYGSQIRQANPENHWGLDTIFANTPSTFDQQDLTPKFIFEFNRYFSTPGRLSRTRFPSTPAISNADSEKEQYQQILNTYGQELIEQLVRDSGIQEFRREITRYLMEDRRPQLFEALANDLRPLCIELRNYYIKTWKDLESQPQEIDTIKEQQVQQLNKELKQIGDDFKDHVLTYLNESIADKNNTSYERDFRQLQKRMLQKLDDLIEEFSVGETYKLAQKSHPENAVVPMMAILVEAFYTLANQLKGVLVNASEELVANYFFQLRESIHNAEFYNKLYRFLGNDAGIDQNLSQLEERVRDFVVGQAGYECDTYVRETPEFYGENTVPNFQLRQTLQQACRSQDYEGMVAAEPAIRQLLQVDFEKKVKNTVIRRFRTVLNSILNERLFDMTSQQSQTILSHYELARTNLAKTLDREAEAKLERNRQYQAEVGENIEQYNEAIRGINGCLEEMSLGRVKLPPIQETDLQIFTPTTVISEDISEVEEDLEATPSEAEPVAEEIVAETPETTFPVPDEDVDFSSFGER, encoded by the coding sequence ATGAACCCAACCCCTCCCCAATGCCAAAATCTGGATACTCAGGTGCAAACCCTAGTTCAACTCCAGAATGCTGAAGCCACACTCCCCAGTCAGGATACTGCAACAATCCGCACCTCCCTTAATAAGGCCATCTCCCCCCGCTTTGAAATTGTCTTTGCGGGGGCATTTAGTGCCGGGAAATCGATGTTGATTAACGCACTTTTAGAGCGAGAACTGCTCTATAGTGCCCAGGGTCACGCTACGGGAACGGAATGCTACATTGAATATGAACCCGACCCCAATCAGGAACGAGTTGAGTTGACGTTTCTCAGCCAGGTGGAAATTCGCCAACAAATTGGGGAGTTAAGTCAACTGCTGGCCATTTCAGAAATGGGTGACTTAAGTGATACCCAGCAACTGGATAAACTCAGCCAAATGTCTCAGGGAATTTGGGAGTCTGAAGGGGGCGAAAGTCGCACGGAACGGGCGAAACAGGCGAAGTTATTGGAACAGCTTATTTTGGGCTGGCAAGCCAATCGCGATCGCATTGATACGGTCAACAATGCCACCTACTCGATGGCCCAACTCAACGCCAACAGCCTGGATGAAGCTTCCCAATATGCCCGGCGTAGTCAGAATAGTTCGGTTCTCAAGAAAATCAACTATTACTGTCATCATCCTCTCCTTGAAGATGGCAATGTCATTATTGACACGCCGGGAATTGATGCTCCGGTTAAAAAAGATGCTAAAATCGCCTATGACAAGATTGAGCATCCTGACACGTCTGCGGTAATCTGTGTATTTAAAACCGCAGCTAATGGGGAGTTGACCACCGAGGAAACCCAGTTGTTAGAGCGGATTCAGAAGAGTCCGGGGATTCGCGATCGCGTCTTTTATGCCTTCAACTATATCGATGCTACTTGGTACGATGACCAACTGCGGAATCGTCTCGACTACCAGATTAAATCCCAATTTCGAGGGGGCGATCGCATTTATAAAACCAGTGCTTTACTGGGATTTTATGGCAGCCAAATTCGCCAAGCCAATCCCGAAAACCATTGGGGACTTGACACAATTTTTGCCAACACCCCTTCCACCTTTGACCAACAAGACCTGACCCCCAAATTCATCTTCGAGTTTAACCGCTATTTCTCTACCCCCGGACGTTTATCTCGCACTCGCTTCCCCAGCACTCCAGCCATCAGCAACGCCGACAGTGAGAAAGAGCAATATCAGCAAATCCTCAACACCTATGGACAAGAACTAATTGAACAACTGGTTCGTGACAGTGGGATTCAGGAGTTCCGGCGAGAAATTACTCGCTATCTCATGGAAGACCGCCGTCCCCAACTCTTTGAAGCACTCGCCAATGACCTGCGACCCCTTTGCATTGAACTCCGTAACTACTACATCAAAACTTGGAAGGACTTAGAAAGCCAACCTCAAGAAATTGACACCATCAAAGAGCAGCAGGTTCAACAACTCAACAAAGAACTCAAACAGATTGGCGACGACTTCAAAGACCATGTGCTAACCTATCTCAACGAGTCCATCGCCGACAAAAACAACACCAGTTATGAGCGAGACTTCCGCCAGTTGCAAAAGCGGATGTTGCAAAAGCTCGATGACTTGATTGAAGAGTTCTCCGTTGGGGAAACCTATAAACTAGCTCAAAAAAGTCACCCTGAAAATGCCGTTGTTCCCATGATGGCAATTTTGGTCGAAGCTTTTTACACCCTCGCCAATCAACTCAAAGGCGTTTTAGTCAACGCCTCAGAAGAGTTAGTGGCTAACTATTTCTTCCAACTTCGGGAAAGTATCCATAATGCCGAGTTTTACAATAAACTCTATCGTTTCCTCGGCAATGATGCGGGAATTGACCAGAATCTCTCGCAACTAGAGGAGCGGGTTCGAGATTTTGTCGTCGGACAAGCGGGGTATGAATGTGATACCTATGTTCGCGAAACTCCAGAATTTTATGGAGAAAATACCGTTCCTAACTTCCAACTGCGTCAAACCCTGCAACAAGCCTGTCGTTCCCAGGATTATGAGGGGATGGTTGCGGCAGAACCGGCGATTCGTCAACTGTTGCAAGTCGATTTTGAGAAAAAGGTCAAAAATACTGTCATTCGTCGTTTTCGCACAGTTCTAAACAGCATTCTCAATGAGCGTCTGTTTGACATGACCAGCCAACAATCCCAAACCATCTTATCTCACTACGAATTGGCGCGGACGAATTTGGCGAAAACCCTAGACCGGGAAGCGGAAGCGAAACTAGAACGGAACCGTCAATACCAGGCGGAGGTTGGGGAGAACATTGAGCAATATAATGAGGCGATTCGGGGGATTAACGGCTGTCTGGAGGAAATGAGTCTCGGCCGGGTGAAACTCCCGCCAATTCAGGAGACGGATTTACAGATTTTCACGCCGACAACAGTGATATCGGAGGATATTTCTGAGGTTGAGGAAGATTTGGAAGCGACTCCTTCCGAGGCTGAGCCAGTTGCTGAGGAGATAGTTGCTGAGACTCCTGAAACCACTTTCCCTGTTCCTGATGAGGATGTGGACTTCTCCAGTTTCGGCGAACGTTAA
- a CDS encoding HNH endonuclease translates to MEPTPRILFPPEVRRYVYERDNFTCVACGKTHQQAQLTIDHIIPVSKGGSNDLSNLQTLCFTCNRLKSNHADPRFRRRYSD, encoded by the coding sequence ATGGAACCCACACCCCGCATTCTCTTTCCCCCGGAAGTTCGCCGTTATGTCTATGAACGGGATAATTTTACCTGTGTCGCCTGTGGGAAGACTCATCAGCAGGCTCAATTGACGATTGACCATATTATCCCAGTCTCGAAGGGAGGAAGTAATGATTTAAGTAATCTGCAAACGCTCTGTTTTACCTGCAATCGCCTCAAAAGTAATCATGCTGACCCCCGGTTTCGTCGTCGTTATAGTGACTGA